A region of the Hylaeus volcanicus isolate JK05 chromosome 5, UHH_iyHylVolc1.0_haploid, whole genome shotgun sequence genome:
CAGAATGTCAGCCATGCGTAGTATGAAATTCACGGAGGAGAACCGTGACAAATGTGCTAACAGTACCACTTGGTCGGGAATACAAGTGTGACCACGCCGTAATAGATTATTTCCATATTAACCATCATGGCCCGCGTACCGCTGATCGGAACGATATGAGTTTTCTGTACGGTCCCACCTGCCGTGCTTCACTTCGAAACCttcctttcattttgtttcttaagcATTCCATCTCGACGCTGGTACCGTTATTGGTATTACTGTACGCCTGACTAAATTTATCGACGGTTCGGTTTATTGAATCGTCGAACAGCGGCGGTTAGTTGGTCACTGGATACAGCGCGGGACAAAATGATACCACCTTTTATGCTCCACCCATGCTCCATAAAACtgacaagaaaattattattatcatcgcGAACCGAACGACACGCATcgctttacatttttaaatgtacagtTAGACGCTGGtcattgattaataaaatatagaagacCAAAACGGGATAGTTGGATATACAGCACGTATAATAaccagactgcggattttatgcatgtGGAGTGTAGacggaaatgaaaaagatataTTGACGTATGCAAAGTAGCAATGAATTTATCAAGTCTGCAGTCTAATGCGAGCAAGCGATTTACGAACGAGTGAATTTCTGAAGTTAATTACATACGACTGCGAACAGAATAAAACGTTTGAATGTAGTCGAATGAACTCGAGGAATTTCACGTTATCGCGTAAAATATCGCTGTTAGTTGATACACATACTTGTTAAACGATCGATGCTTGCGAGAGTTTTGCAATGACGAATGCAGTATCGCGTATTAAGAATGCACAGCCGAGAATTCGTATAAAATGGACGTATCCGTTTCTGTTTAATTATAgaacgattattatttaccaCCACGGTCGACATGGTCCAGAGTGTCTCCACAGCAAAGCAAGAAACAAAGAGGCAGTACCACGTGGAAAGTTGGCAGCGCAATGCTAATAATCTCCGCCATGCTAGTATTAATCGCCGTCTTCGCGATCGCTGGGCTAGCGTTATGGATGGGAGGTTCGTTTATGATTTACAATTCCTTTTCTCGCGTCGCCTATAATCGCTAGACAgtcaaattattcttatttgtttCAGCTCTTCGGACAGACTCAAAAAATGGTAAGCACGATATTTCAATTATCTCGCCCAATTACAGTTTCGCGAAAATGATCGAGTGTACGATCTATCGTCACCCAGttcgaatgattttcaataattttgtatatcccgtactttgaataaattaattcgcgaACCTGAAACTAATTATGCATGCAGCATTTATTCTCCATTAAGCACGAACTTTAATTACGCTTCCATCATAATTTTACGACTAGTATGAATTCGTAATACACTTTAAGTAAATCTGAATTACGATTACAGTTTACTCGATGAGAGTGTTTAAATTGAGTTGTAGGTTGCCCGACGAACAGTATTCACAAATTCCACGAAAGTAACTCAAGggttcgttaataatttcagCGATCGTTGGATTCACGTGCACCTTCAGGGTGGCCAAAGGTGAAAAATACAATCCcatgttgaaattaaatacgagCATGGTGTTTCGTGAGAAGGAacgaaaatataagaatatagtGAGTATAGAAACGAACGTTAAGGAATTttggtttaataaattaaaacaaccTGACGAGTTCCATTACCGTGTTTCAGTTCGAGCTCCTATTTAGAAGGAGCGTGTTGGGCACCGCTTATCAGAAGACCGTCATAGACAAATTCGAAAACGGTGTTCTGAAAGTCTTCTTCAGGATATATCTGGACAGGAGGAAGATACCACGATCGATCACGAATATCGAGGATACGATCGAAGACATTATCGCGAAGGAGACGTACTCGACGTCATCCCTGTTTAAGGACATGGAATTGGACCTCACCACGATATCAGTGAAAAGTAAGCACCCGTTGTGAGCGATGATTAAGtccgataaattaattactgtaattacctcgaatattattcttaGAATGAGcgtattctttttctctctaaCTCAGGAATAAATCAAGATTCATCTGGAAGTCAGAAACAGTCGCAGCAGAGGAACGCGATGATCACCAAGAACGGACTTCTGCGTCCAAGTCGAAACAATACGCTGATAACAAGCCCGAAATCAAAAACGAAACCGACCAAGCCAGAGTCTAGCGAGCCCGAAATCGATTTCAGCAATATACCTACGATTCAGGGCACATACAAAGCAACAAAAGTGAACGCCACGTCTCAAAACAAGGCCAACGCCACCGAGAGTGTTAAAACGCAGCCCGACGCGAAGAACAGTACCAAGGGACCGTTAGCTCTCGAGGAAACTACGATTAAGTCCTCCGCGGCGGTAACGGAGGAGCCAACTCGCAGCAACGCGCACACTGTACCCATTAAAATCAAACAGAAGGTCAATTACACCGCAAACAACGAACGGCGCAACGAAACTATCCAAGAATCTACCACGAGAGTCCCAACGTCCACGATGGCTCCCACTCGAATCGAAGCTGAGGACATTTTCAAGGATTTCCGCAAGCCAGACTTGGAGATGTCACCGTGGAAGCCGATCATACCCTACGTGAACACGGAATTGAAATTACTGCCTGGTAATGTCGAAACGACGAACAACAAAGTGAATTACAGCAATACGAAACCTGGGGAAGCATTTGTCCCCGAGTCAACGGTGAAAGCTCCTCAGCACACCGTACAAAGTGCAATTCCTGAGTCGACTACGTCGAAAACGTGGCTCCCAGAACCGCCGGAGAACTCTTTCGCGGACGTTCCCGGGATGAGCACGTTCGACACGGGCGACAGCGACTTTCCGCACGACAGAATCGTGCCCCAGGAGATGGTGAACTTCCGGGTGAATGGGAAATTCAAGAACAAGATACCAGGACTAATGGAGGACGGACAGATCTTCACTATGCCTCCGAAAATGGACGAGATCGAGAAACCGGAAATAGAAGTCTCGGGTCAGTTGCCGGCGGAGACGTACGACATCAAGCTTCGAACCTCTGCTCAGCCCGAGAAAATGGAGTTTTCGTTCACTAAACCGTACAGGTCCACCAATGAGAACGAGACCGGATGGAGAGTCCCTAGTTCGCGGATTTCGTACACAAACACGGCAGCTGGACAACAGGAATCTGTCGGTCAATTAGAAAACCTAAAACATAGCCAAAAGACAGTGGACCAAAGTTCTGTTGACACGGAAAAGGAGAATTCGAGTAATTTCATGTCGAGTTCAAGTACTCCCAGGTGGAACGTGCAGAAACCCACCGAACCGAGCGTGGAGTTCACCACGAAAATCTCGAGGGTAGGGGTAGCAGAGCCCGTTCCCGACGCAGACATCGAACTGGAGCCTAGGAATCGATACTCGGACATCCAAGCCGTCACCAAGCACAATAGTAACGCTTTGCAGGACAGAAAGGTTGACAAAACTGCCCAGGAGCCAGTCTACACGAGCTACAAGACACCTGATCTCAACGGTGCTGGCTTCAGGCCGAGTCTAATCGAAAACTCTGGAACGCTGAAACCCTTCAGGCACACGATACCTGTTGACAAAATCGCGTCGGTTGTGAACGATAAAGAGGACACCTTGTCGAAGCAAAAGACCAACGCCGTGACGGACAGTATAATCAACGGCGAGGAGAAATTTGTCGAGGAGGCTCAGAGTACGAGGACTGGGAGCAATTCACAGAAGAATGGGTCGCAAGAGTTGCCGAACCTGGAAAAAGTTGTGGAGATAGAGACATTCTTCGAAGACCAGGGCGGTGGCTTCGAAGCGAATATTCCAGCGGATCACGAAAAGCTCGAGCTGTCCGAACGCGTAACGTCGACGGAATCGAACAGTCAGGGTATGATAGACGACGAGAAATTCTTGAAGATGAGCACGACGGAGGTTTACTCGGAAGTGATTCATCCATCGTATAACAACGTGGACAGACTGATTCTAAAGAACGAAGACACCAAGCAAACGCCACCAGAAAAGATAACGCCGAACGTGTCGAGAAACTCCACCTTCATTGAAATCGACACCCTGAAGCACACTCCTGGAGAAGTCGAAAACAGCAGTTGGTCGGAAAGTAGACCGTCTACAGAAGTCGAATCGGACCTGGCCTCTAATGGAACCATGAATCGACCTGGATCGCTGGAGACCCGGAAGAAGATCTACAACGATACTTTGAAGGCCTACGTGGTGGAAAACTTGGTCACCCTGGCACCTGTCAAGAGTAACACTGCCATTGGCAGACCTGTGAGGCCGAGACCCAAGGTGGATAGCCAGAAAGTATCGAAGAACGTCGAGAAATCCACGAACCGAAGTACGACGGACGATGCCATACTTCTTGAGCAGTTGTTCGGCGTTCAGAATCGCGCTAGGAACACGACAAAACGCGAAAACTCCGGCGACGGATATCCCAGAATAGAACAGATAATAGAAGTGGTGACGTCCATCAGCACTAAAATATCCTCGAACATTAAAGAGAATCCTGTCGTATTGAAACTTGTGGTTACCAATTCCACTTCTCTTCCAGTGATACATTCGGAACTCCAGGAAGAGGAAGCGTCGACTCCGCGAGTATCGGTACAAGAAAAACTTTCCGTGGGTGAGAATCGAGAAGAGAATCGTTCTTTTAAAGACGAAACGGCGGTGGAAGATTCAAACAAAGgagataaaatagaaaagacgCCTTCCTTGACGGGTACGGAGGCGCAAACAATACAGACGTCGGACAGGAAGATCTCCGCGATCGagaatcgatttttgttggaaaaacTGAAACAATTAGCCGAGATAGGAACAGATGACAAGCCAGCGAAGAGCAGCAAGAATCATTCGAGACCGATCGGAACGTCGCAGCCTCACGTTTCGAAGGGACAGGAAACTCGGCCGTTTCTCGACTTTGAGAAGCTGAAGGAAATCGCGGACATCGCCACTGGAAACAAGACCCTCATGAACTCGACCGCGGGGTTCACGATGACTCGCGACGGGGTCGAGATATTCACCAAGATTCTGACCAAGGTCGAAGACCGCGGCGATAAGATGATTTCTACCACAGAGAAAAGTATAGAAACTGGTAACTATTTGGGAACATCTTAAGGGGTTGTATCTACCTGAATCGTTGGACATGGTCTCGACTCTGGGATTATTCTTCCAGtgtatttctaaaaattattaattttattattggaagtatgcaaaagtttttacttgaaaagttcatttattaataaaccaaaatgaaatataccaTGAATTAAAGTGTTGATCTTCGGCTGCTACAACCATTGCTCACCTTGAAAAAGATTCCCTTGAATTGTTGCGTTGGAATATCACTTTATCGTCGgtgtatttaaacatttttaacggTATAAAAAGACGCGCAACTttcgcaaaagaaaaaaaagagtttcacagaatataaaaagttaccaagaatataaacaataatgttTGCGTAATTCATAAAAGGAGACATCGAAATGTGAGCGGTTTTTGCATACTCCTAATAAAATGGCAAACTTTAAAGTCAGAGACTAAATTTCTATGTTATCAACGAGCAGAAACTAATTTCTTTCAATGTGTCCAGGTACATGTGACCCCTGAAACGATTACACAGCGATCACTTTGTCtgcgattaaaaattcttatcccACGCCATCCGTTTTCACAGACGATTGTTTCGGTTTCCTATGCAGAGACGGAAAATGTCTGCCCTCCAGCGGCAGATGCAACATGCTGGGTGAATGCTCGAATTCGGAAGACGAAGCCAACTGCACGTGCGCCGACTTTTTAAAAGCGCAGCTCCTCCACCAGAAAATTTGCGACGGTGTGGCCGACTGCTGGGACTATTCGGACGAAACAGACTGCGGTATTTATTCTTACAAATGATTATTGACAGATATCGCATCTGACAAACAGTTTCAATACTATCACAATTCCGATAAGACGAAAATATCATTAAACACGCGTAATGAAATTGGAACAAATTCTGATAAAgtaatgaacaatttttctttctctgcaAGGAACAGAGGgctcaacaaaataatttcttttcttcgattgCTTGTCAGACTGGTGCGAGGAGGGGCAATTCGTTTGCGGTAACAGCCGATCTTGCGTGGATCAAGACAAGGTGTGCAATGGCTTCGCGGACTGCCCCGAAGGAGAGGACGAAAAAAAGTGTGCCGCACTCATAGAAGACGATGCAATACCAAACCACGAGAAAACAAGTGCGTCCTCGAAATATGAGAATAATTTTGAGCCTACCGTGACCGAAGACTACGCACTCCCGCAGGAATATTTTTCCGAAATAGAATCCAGCACTGACAAGGACGTCGTCTTCGATCAAGAAGCAGTCGAGTCTTCCATCTCGGAATCGACGACCATCCGCGCATCCAAGAGCAACGTTCAACTGGACAAAATTATAACCACGAAGAACGAGTCAACGGTTAAAGAAGGAACGGTTTTCGATAATCGTGAGCGATCTAACGCCACTATCCTCGTATCTGGAAGGGAAATATCGTCAAACACGAAAGATGTTTTGGCTCACGGGAACTCGATCCATGTGAATACGAAAAATAACGAGGCTATGACCACGAACAATGTCAAGAAGgaaattaacaattacaacGAAAAGGGTTACATAAACATACGAAAGAACGGGAAATGGGGGAAATTGTGTTTAAGCGGGATGGATGATCTGTTGCAAGAGAGACAGGCTACCTGGACCATCGAAGATCTTGGCAGAGCGGTTTGCAAGGCGATTACGTATCAGTAAGTATTACATAATACTATCGGTTGATGTTTCCCACTTTTCTCTtaaagtttctaaaatataaactacCAAAAAATGAAGTGTCTCGAAACTGGTCAAATTCTTATGCTCGATAGAATTCAATTGATCTCCACAGCTAAACATACAGAGTCTACTCTTTACTGGTACTTTAGTTTCAATATTGAGACATAAAATACGTTGGGTAgttctttgatatttattcgaaccccctttaaagaaaatgataagCTTATGAGCATTAGAACACGTGCTAAATGTATCAACGAATTGACAAATGTTCTCCAGAGATTACGAGACAGTCGAAAAGGTATTGGACGAAAGGCCAACGTCCAGTCGCTCGTATTACACGTTGTCGTACAACGAGAAATCTCTGGACAAAACGATCCTGACTTTCAAACCATCCGAATGCCCGAGCGGCGAGATTCTCAGGGTCAAGTGCAAGAACCTTGAGTGCGGAATAAGAACGCAGGCACCATCGCAGGCCAGGTATACTCACTGAACCAGTTTCTCATAATTATATACCGACCGCAACATTTATACAactattttgtatacaaactACGCCCAAGGATAATGCCCTCCTCCTGCGtttcagtaataataatatatcggtcggagagagagagagagagagagagagagagagagagagagaaaagtatggtacaCGGATACgcataaaattagaatatcaAACGGTCGTTATTGCTCCGAGACGAGCAACTATAATACCATGTATCGGCAtcgtacatttttatcaaGATTCGTGTGAATATTGCTAATCCATCGAAACGTTCTGTTATTTCCACATCCCACGGATGCATTCCCGAcgtatagaatattaaaacaatattctacGAGTTATATTTGTTCTATTATTgcgttaatattaaaaatagcaaAAGGTTTTGATAGACCTGATATTTTCACATTATGCATTCCCGAcgtatagaatattaaaacaatattctacGAGTTATATTTGTTCTATTATTgcgttaatattaaaaatagcaaAAGGTTTTGATAGACCTGATATTTTCACATTATGCATTCTCGACGCTTAGAATATTAAAGCAATATTCTACGCGTTATATTTGCTTTGTTATTGCGCTAATATTAAACAGGACAGAAGGTTTTGATAGACATGGTACacgaaaattaaatgtgtAAACGTATTTGTGGGAAATGTGTGCATTGAAGTAGATCGAATGTTTCTCGACGTTCCAGGATAGTCGGAGGTGGTAGCTCTTCGGCTGGAAGTTGGCCGTGGCAAGTGGCTCTCTACAAGGAAGGTGATTATCAATGCGGCGGTGCTCTCATCAGCGACAGATGGGTCGTATCCGCAGCGCATTGCTTTTATCAGTAAGTGGAAGAAACATGTTACTAAAATCgaagaaatgaattcaattaaaattgatcaaaaaCTTGAGTAAGGTACCAAAGTCATTATCCAAACAGTAAATAAACGATAGTTATAAACTTCAAGCAATCAGAGATattcagatttttaatttgcctGTCGATAACTCAAATTAACGTAAACATTTGTGGTATTTGTACCATTGGTTCCGCTAGATAAAACATGAATTCGCGTCTTTTGAAGCATCCTGTACCGACGAATAAAGCGAGTCTTGGCCGACTGGCCTTCTTTATACTCCAAAGACATTTGAGAATGAGAGTAAGCCAGGAACGCTGGAAAATTACGTTACCTCGGtacttcttttctttatcgttGAATCTATTTCAAACGAGAGTGAAATAGGTCAGTAGGTACTAGTTCAACCTGCCCAGAATAACATTGTGTGGAACCCTTAACGAAATTACTAGCAATCTTGGCTGCACTTGCTCGAATAAGAAACTGGTTCATCATGAAATGAAAGTAGTACACTAGGCTTCAATTCCGAGCACCGTTACGAACAAACGATTGAAGAAAAACTTGATAAGACTGGCATAGtaacataataattattgtgaccttttaataaatatttgtaaacataaaaaaatgtccttgaattaatgaaaagaacaCGTATACCTGAGGTTTCCTTATACGAAGTACGATATTTTTGACAGTGCTCAAGATAAATATTGGGTGGCTAGAATCGGAGCAACGCGTCGGGGGAGTTTCCCGAGTCCTTACGAACAAGTGTTACGTTTGGACCACATATCCTTGCATCCCGAGTACATTGACAACGGATTTATAAACGATATAGCGATGCTGAGGCTCGAAGAGCAGGTGGTATTCAGCGACTACGTTAGACCGATATGTCTTCCTGAAACAGAGCCAAAAAGTGGTACTATGTGTACCGTGACGGGATGGGGACAACTGTTTGAGATTGGAAGAATATTTCGTAAGTATACCTTTCGATAATATACCTTTTAATGTATaccttttaataattttcgattaactttttattaaatagcgGATACGTTGCAAGAGGTACAACTACCTGTAATCTCGACGGAGGAGTGTCGAAGGAAGACTCTGTTCCTTCCTTTATACAGGATCACATCGGGAATGCTGTGCGCAGGATTACAGAATGGAGGAAGAGATGCTTGTTTAGGAGACAGTGGTGGACCTCTGGTTTGCTCGGGATCGGACAACAAGTACACTCTTCATGGTaagacacacacacacacgcacactgTAGTACTAAAAAAGATaagaaaagattaaaaatattgtaaacgCGATTGATCAGGATTCTAGTTGCGAGATAGTgtaatcattaaaattgtatggCTTTCTCTCCAGGTATTACTTCGAACGGTTACGGTTGCGCAAGACCAGGGAGACCTGGAGTCTACACGAAAGTTCATCATTACCTCCCTTGGATGGAGCATACAATTTCGAGAAAAGACATACGATCATCGATAGCGTCCTGCAAGGGCCATCGATGTCCACTTGGTGAATGTTTACCAAAATCTCGAGTAtgcaatgaatttttagaatgCTCGGACGGTAGCAATGAACGTAATTGTCCTGTTAACTTATAATTACAAAAGACTGATCGTATTTGTACGTGAATCCCTGCGTATTTATCTGTTCAGCTGTGCAAGCATCGAacaaacgaattaattaatttaacgataaacGAGATCAAGAATCCGCTGGTCTGCTCGCTGGCAACGAAAGAATAGTTGGGCCAAAATCAATTGGAAAAAACAGACGTGCTGCTTGGCGTAAATTCACAGTTGGAACTGCGATCGTGAGCaaccaattaattttatcccAACGATAGTCTGTTTGCCGCAGATAGACGCGAGAAGTGactttttagataaaaataaaaactttaaaaaaaaaacgtgaacACTAGAGGATAATGTTAGAATTTGCACTGATTTTGAATCGGTAGGAAcacttttgtaaaatataaaattttcattggttTTATATGTGTGCAATACATagatagaaattgaaaactgaCGATAAATGTTAGAAAATGTATTGAACATCGGTGAGCGCTGTTAAGAGTTTCGATTATTAATGATAACTGGTGATACCGCGAACACTgatgtataattttctatgcAATTATCTTCGTGCTGAATAGTTAACATTAATGCATTAGGATCGTAAAAGTAAATCGACTAATGGCAATCGTTAGGTTATTTGCGGCATTATTTGTTCCACGACAATACGAATAGTCGCCAAGAATAGTATCTCTAAGTCATTCGCACAACTCAAATATATTTAGCTTAGGAATGTTTAGATGAACCTGGCATTTTGATTCTTTGTAGCTGCAAAACGAATCTCAAGGCCACGTATATCGTGCTCACTACTTCAGTCTCTTTGTAAGTTCGAAGATTTTTAACATAATGTGTATATATCGTGTCTAatgtattatgtaaaaaatcttttaatgCTAATAAATaaggattttaaaaaaaaaaagaaaaacatccTGCATAACTTTTTACCTGAAGTATTACTGTTTAATCATACGTCGGTTCCTGAAAAAGAACAAAGGACTGCGATACAATAATAAGGTTAGATGGTATATCATTACCTTTTATTAGGACAATTAGAAATAGCACTGAAAATCATATtcggaaataaatattgattacttTCGATATAATACtctatcgatattaaaatgaaagctGTTAAAGATTACTGTGTTAAAGACAGTACGATCCTCAGTCAAATAATCGTCGCTCCGTAATTAAACACATTTAGTACCATagaaacgatagaaaaatCGCATCGTTCGAATCTGCTTAAGTCTCTTCGGTAAAAAGGATCGAACTGCTGGCTCCATTGTTACCTTAAACGATCTTGTTATTCTAAATCGTGCCTCAGTTAAGTAGCTCTAATATTAGATTATACCTACGATTAGCACAATATACCAAATGGTAAAAATCACAATGTAATTTACGTCACGTTCAAACAGCACGCATTTGAAGTTCAATATTGagttcacaatttttttattgttcaaGGTATTTCCTCTTCACCGCTGGTACCATCAAGACTTTTGCACAACCATTTTGATCGTTTCAATTTACACTCAACACTCAACGACCGCGCCAAgagttattaaaattctcaaattcACGATGAGTCGAATGCTatacataaaacaaatttagtaTTCAATCCTATTTACAAATCACGAACGTTCATAGATTCGGAAGACACGTGAACTGAATTACTTAAGCTTTAAAATCGTCAAAGAGAATTAAGAATACAACATATACAATTcatgaagaaatttgtcccGAACCAAGGTAATTCCATGCGTTGAAACTGATGAAGAGTCACAATGAAGAGAGTTATTTGCTGCAAAAGTCTAGAGGTAATATATCGACCTATTGATATGACGTCCCTAACACTTTATAAATGGCTCATGAATGTTTCTCGATTCTATACTCTCAAATGTGTACGTGCGATACTCGCTCTCCTTTCTTCCACGAAAACGATCGAGTGGCAATTCCTTGGCGAGTTGATTGAAATCTTGAAGCGACCGGGTTTGGGCAAAAGTTCGATCACAATAGAAAATGgtgtaaatgtataaaagtgCGATTCGAGGGTAGTAAAACTTTTGTCCATACCTATTCTTAATACAACCTACAGCCCCCTAATCTCAGCACCAACGtgcgaaataatttttcgtgAAGAATGTCGATTCCGTTATATGAACACCTGCTTAACGAATCACTAACCTAATCGGTgctatattacaaaatattgagCCGCAGATTATCGAATACCAGCATACATAAATTTGACAAGACTCGTATGATCAAGCATCCTTTCTCACTTGACTCCAATTTCGATCTGCATAGAATCGATGATCCCCACGAAATGCGCAAATACATTGAAAGAGATAGGGCTGTAACGTTGCAATGTTGTTTAATCGATTTATCTAATTCGATTCCACGATTCTCTGAATACGACACAGAATCGCAGATCTATGCGCGCGGATGAAACTACTCTCTTCTACTTCTTCGCCTTTCTCCCgaattcttaaattaattgaagaagcaataaataataaatcgacgAATTCTCTGAAGATGATACCTCTAATGAGCCGTACTCTTAGACAGACGTTAACTTTAGGCTATGAGTAGTTGAATTATTGGCGTTTTAATCCACTGAATTGATCGCAACGGTTTTAGGACCTAGTGGAGTAATAGTCGTCTTGAATTGCTCCGGTACAGCGTACTCGCGCTGCAAATGCAAAAGAATACAAGATGCAAGTCAACGAGAGAGGATAAGAAAATAAGCACACGCAATGATATTAGTATTGTAGAAAACTTACATAACTCCCTGATTCTGGTACCATGAAGTTTAATTCGCTAGACTTGCTGCTGAAAAGTTCTACGTCCACTGATTCCGAGTTCAAATACATCTGACAGCCATCTGTCT
Encoded here:
- the LOC128877394 gene encoding uncharacterized protein LOC128877394 isoform X1 encodes the protein MASMCGSTKSYPAINTGSYYRPGAYPYQNDYYLPPRSTWSRVSPQQSKKQRGSTTWKVGSAMLIISAMLVLIAVFAIAGLALWMGALRTDSKNAIVGFTCTFRVAKGEKYNPMLKLNTSMVFREKERKYKNIFELLFRRSVLGTAYQKTVIDKFENGVLKVFFRIYLDRRKIPRSITNIEDTIEDIIAKETYSTSSLFKDMELDLTTISVKRINQDSSGSQKQSQQRNAMITKNGLLRPSRNNTLITSPKSKTKPTKPESSEPEIDFSNIPTIQGTYKATKVNATSQNKANATESVKTQPDAKNSTKGPLALEETTIKSSAAVTEEPTRSNAHTVPIKIKQKVNYTANNERRNETIQESTTRVPTSTMAPTRIEAEDIFKDFRKPDLEMSPWKPIIPYVNTELKLLPGNVETTNNKVNYSNTKPGEAFVPESTVKAPQHTVQSAIPESTTSKTWLPEPPENSFADVPGMSTFDTGDSDFPHDRIVPQEMVNFRVNGKFKNKIPGLMEDGQIFTMPPKMDEIEKPEIEVSGQLPAETYDIKLRTSAQPEKMEFSFTKPYRSTNENETGWRVPSSRISYTNTAAGQQESVGQLENLKHSQKTVDQSSVDTEKENSSNFMSSSSTPRWNVQKPTEPSVEFTTKISRVGVAEPVPDADIELEPRNRYSDIQAVTKHNSNALQDRKVDKTAQEPVYTSYKTPDLNGAGFRPSLIENSGTLKPFRHTIPVDKIASVVNDKEDTLSKQKTNAVTDSIINGEEKFVEEAQSTRTGSNSQKNGSQELPNLEKVVEIETFFEDQGGGFEANIPADHEKLELSERVTSTESNSQGMIDDEKFLKMSTTEVYSEVIHPSYNNVDRLILKNEDTKQTPPEKITPNVSRNSTFIEIDTLKHTPGEVENSSWSESRPSTEVESDLASNGTMNRPGSLETRKKIYNDTLKAYVVENLVTLAPVKSNTAIGRPVRPRPKVDSQKVSKNVEKSTNRSTTDDAILLEQLFGVQNRARNTTKRENSGDGYPRIEQIIEVVTSISTKISSNIKENPVVLKLVVTNSTSLPVIHSELQEEEASTPRVSVQEKLSVGENREENRSFKDETAVEDSNKGDKIEKTPSLTGTEAQTIQTSDRKISAIENRFLLEKLKQLAEIGTDDKPAKSSKNHSRPIGTSQPHVSKGQETRPFLDFEKLKEIADIATGNKTLMNSTAGFTMTRDGVEIFTKILTKVEDRGDKMISTTEKSIETDDCFGFLCRDGKCLPSSGRCNMLGECSNSEDEANCTCADFLKAQLLHQKICDGVADCWDYSDETDCDWCEEGQFVCGNSRSCVDQDKVCNGFADCPEGEDEKKCAALIEDDAIPNHEKTSASSKYENNFEPTVTEDYALPQEYFSEIESSTDKDVVFDQEAVESSISESTTIRASKSNVQLDKIITTKNESTVKEGTVFDNRERSNATILVSGREISSNTKDVLAHGNSIHVNTKNNEAMTTNNVKKEINNYNEKGYINIRKNGKWGKLCLSGMDDLLQERQATWTIEDLGRAVCKAITYQDYETVEKVLDERPTSSRSYYTLSYNEKSLDKTILTFKPSECPSGEILRVKCKNLECGIRTQAPSQARSNVSRRSRIVGGGSSSAGSWPWQVALYKEGDYQCGGALISDRWVVSAAHCFYHAQDKYWVARIGATRRGSFPSPYEQVLRLDHISLHPEYIDNGFINDIAMLRLEEQVVFSDYVRPICLPETEPKSGTMCTVTGWGQLFEIGRIFPDTLQEVQLPVISTEECRRKTLFLPLYRITSGMLCAGLQNGGRDACLGDSGGPLVCSGSDNKYTLHGITSNGYGCARPGRPGVYTKVHHYLPWMEHTISRKDIRSSIASCKGHRCPLGECLPKSRVCNEFLECSDGSNERNCPVNL